CCGTACAGTTAGGGGCCGCGTCGCCCGGAATGGGGGAGAACGCCGCCTGGCTTGCGGACCTGCCTGCGGGCGGTCAGCGGTTCGAACCGGGTGATCCCATCCTGACGGTAATCGCGCGCGGCGGCCTGGCGGAATCCAGTGCATTTGCTCGCTTCGTCGCCGAGACCGAGTCGCGGCTGTACGGGGCAACCCCTACACCAGAATAGAGGAGCGGCGGCGTGAGAATTGGCGTGATCAGCGACACCCACGGCCACGTCGACCTGACGCAGGACGCGGTGAGGATGCTGGAGAGCCTGGAGGTCGAGGCCGTGCTGCACTGTGGCGACGTCGGCGGCGCGGATGTGGTCCGCCAATTCCATCAGTGGCCCACCCACTTTGTGGCTGGCAATTGCGACTACGACCTCGACTCGCTCGGCGCGGCGGTTGATGCCGAGGGCCAGCACTGGCACGGCCAGTTCGCCGATTTGGCATTCGACGGCGTGCGGGTCGCGCTGCTCCACAGCCACGACCGCAAGCGGTTCAAGCAGACCATCCAGGCGGGCGAGCACGAATTGGTGTGCTACGGCCACACCCACGTGGCGGCCATCGACGAAACCGGGCCCGTGATGGTGCTCAACCCGGGCGCGGTGTACCGCGCTAGCAGGCCCTCGGTGGCGGTGGTGGAGCTGAGCCCACTGTCGGCGACCATCGTCCCGCTGTAGCGGCAGCGCGGCGGACGGCTAACCGGCCAATCGGCGAACGCGGTTGGTGGCCGCCTGGCCCACCTCGGCTTCCTCGAAGTAGTACTGCATCAGGTACGCGTCCTCGGTCGAGTCGTCGTAGAAGTCACGCAGCACGGAGGTCGCGCGGAAGTTGCTCTGCTTGAAGAAGAGCTGCGCCTCGAGGTTGGTCTCGCGGACCTCGAGCGAGATCCGTGTCCGACGCTGGCTGGAGAGCTTGCTGATCAGCTTCTCCACCATCTGCCGCCCCACCCCGTGGCGGCGAACGTCCGGCGCCACGGCGAAGTTGAGGATGTGCAGCCGCGTCTTGTGCAGCTCGTAGATCATGAAGGCCACGACCCGCTCGCCCTGCTCGGCCACCATGCCGATGCAGTTGCGCTGACGCAGGCAGCGGACA
This genomic interval from Posidoniimonas corsicana contains the following:
- a CDS encoding YfcE family phosphodiesterase, with the protein product MRIGVISDTHGHVDLTQDAVRMLESLEVEAVLHCGDVGGADVVRQFHQWPTHFVAGNCDYDLDSLGAAVDAEGQHWHGQFADLAFDGVRVALLHSHDRKRFKQTIQAGEHELVCYGHTHVAAIDETGPVMVLNPGAVYRASRPSVAVVELSPLSATIVPL
- the rimI gene encoding ribosomal protein S18-alanine N-acetyltransferase, whose amino-acid sequence is MKVQGNPQLRVHIRWMIRRDMPEVLEIERRSFEFPWFEEDFVRCLRQRNCIGMVAEQGERVVAFMIYELHKTRLHILNFAVAPDVRRHGVGRQMVEKLISKLSSQRRTRISLEVRETNLEAQLFFKQSNFRATSVLRDFYDDSTEDAYLMQYYFEEAEVGQAATNRVRRLAG